A segment of the Arachis hypogaea cultivar Tifrunner chromosome 5, arahy.Tifrunner.gnm2.J5K5, whole genome shotgun sequence genome:
atataacaGATATGCACTTGCTATAAGCTTCTGATCTAATCCTTATTAACATAATCTTACTAAAGCAACAACAACATGAAATATGTGATAACAATTATTAAAATGTGAGTTTCCATCTAAGAATGTATGTGTTGAAGCCAGGTACTGTTTGCTTTGTTCCATTGAGAAGATGACAGTATCCTTTCCTGCAAAAAAATGCATATACAGAATTAATATGAGAGAAGAACCAAGCTAAGAAGAGTGAGAAGGGGATACGAGAAGGGTTCAAGGGGAGATAGCCAGGGAGGAGAATCGATTTCTTACTTTAGTCATGATTCATACATTGTCTTTGTGGGACCTTTTCTTTGGTTTACACCCCTTTAGTCCAAAGATGCATTTCTTCGTCATGAAGCTACTTACCTTTTTCCATCTACCTCTGGTCGAATCCTTTATTCTTATATCAGCCTCCATATGATCAGAATTAACACTAACTAACTTGGATTCTTCATCGATGCAATCATCACACAAGCTGGTTGTTTCCGTTTCATCTTCTAAGATGATGTCCATTTCTTCTGTACTATTGGAATCACTGGAATTTGGTGTGACAGTACTCTCTCTGTTCAatttaaatgagaatttatttctaaaatcTTCATTACCAAAGACATGATACCCACATtctttcatatttatctcttctCCTTGCACACTAAAACGCACCCTACTATTTTCACTAAAATTAGGCTTTCGATGCTTGCTAAAAGGCTTTGATTCACTTACATTGTCATAGCTTCTGTGGTGTAGCTGAATGTATATGTAATTTTCGCTCACTATCATCGTTACAAGACAACAATCATAATGCGCCTTTACAGCATTGGAGGAGAGATATAAGAAAGAAGAGCCAACTTCAGGATCAGTACTGGAAGCTCCAAAGCTCCAACCAAATTTTAGACTCGGAAAATTAGTTGAAGATTCTAGAGGTTTGAAGGCAAGGAATACAGCAATTCCCCACCACTTACCCTCACAACATTCATTAGGTATGTCCACTGTGATTGATGCGCTTGATTCAAGCTCTGATAAACGTGTACCAATGGGAAAGAATATCTCCTTGCCAAAATTTGGAGGAATTTCCTGGTACGTGATAGGATAACTATGATCTACAACCTGTAACAACCaaatataaattctttttaaacaattatgGTATTTTCATGactaaacattaattgtttacctttagtgtcttttttttttttggttccaAATTCTCTCTTAATTATTACTTTTCCAACTCTTCTGAAGTTTCATTGATTTCTATGTTATGTCAAGAGAAAAGACATGTTATGTGATATTCTCTGATATGCCATATGACATTATTGACTAATTAAGAAACCATATTAAAATGTCACGTAATATAACACATcagcaaaataaataataataggtGTTCAGTGAGGAACTAGAATAATAAACGCAACTAAATATTAGTGATTTACTTCTATTATATTGAGAAAAATAGCTTAGAACTAAGTACCTatctaactaaaagtctaaaaGAAGCAACAAACCTGACATAAGAGCTTGTTATAATCTGTCTTGAACAGCTTCCATAACTTCCAGAAATCTAACAGTAGTCCAGCTTCCCCATGAAAATTTAACACATATGGATCAAAAGTTTGTCGGCAACCTTCTGCTTCAAGAAAACGCAGCATAGGAAGTTTAGCAACGCTTAAGATAAGCTCTGTATTCCCACTTAAAATCAAAGTCTCCAATGATGATAAGTGGCGCAGATCAGGAATCAATTCATGACGGAGATTGCAATAGCTTAGATCAAATATGGTTAACGAGGGAAGTCCTGGGATACGAGGAGGCAATGTTAAGCGTGAAACACTCGAATCAGAGGTGGTGGTGCTGGATACTGGTCCACTGCAACCACGAAAAGAAAGCTTTTTGAGATTTTCCAATTGAAACAAAGATGAATCCATCACTCTTATAGAGGTTTCACTAAGATCAAGATCTTCCAAAGCCCAGTTTTCATTTATATTATCTGGCAGTCTACAGATTTTTGAGCAACCGGACAAATTGAGAATTTTCAGTGACTTCAAATTGGTAACAGTTTCTGGAATGGAAAGAAGACTTGAGCATTTCATTAAATTCAACACTGACAAATACTCCATACTCTCCCCAAAGTCGGGAAGTGACTTCACGTTTGAGCAGCCACAGAGAATGAGCCTTTTCAGTGAACTCATTTCGAATTTCCGGGGCAAGGTTTCGAGCTTTATGCAACCTATAAGGCTTAACACTGCTAGCTTCTTGTGCTTCCCAACAGATTGGTCAACCTCAACAAGCGATACACAACCATCAAGGATCAGCTCTTCAAGCAATGGAACATTAGAAATATTTGGAATTCGAATCAGATTGCTGGAATAACTCAAATCAACAACTCTTAGTTTTTCGAAAACCTGtggaaaaattaattataaattagttaacCCCATTATATCTTTTTTAGACTTGTACTAAGGTTTATCAACGCTCTTTGCATTTTTTTAactgaataaattttaattttttatttatacatttggTTTTGCTAGGCAGATAATGATTTTTCTAAACAATGTAATCAATGTGTTCTAGAATAGACCCGTAAATCTTAAATTATCTCCTAAACTTTAATATCCGACATATCCATTTAtcatattatttagtattttcattgtttacctgtactttcttatatattttatatcaataattagaatctaaattttgaaatttagaatttaaaatttaaaatttaaaatttagaattaaaatttaaggtattttattttttgtttaacattcttattttacttttaatggtaaattaatttttaaagagaGTTAAATTTCTTAATTTCTGTCATGCGCATTAGTATTTTCCTTATActaatacataattataaattttacgaATGTTCACTAAATATAAGAATTTAAGTTaaaaatttcgtttttttttttttttatctatataaCTAGATGATTTTTATCCATTTACTTCTTgggttttttttgtatttatatattcaaGCGCATGCAGCTTTTAAGTTATATGGTCTTACCTGACTTCCATTCCAAAGTTGTTCCACTTTGCTATTATTCATTTGCAAGTGAACAAGTTCACGTAGTTGCAAACCAAGTGGTAGAGTCTTCAAAGGACATTCCACCCAAATAAGAACTTTCAACGAGCTAGGAAGACATTTGAAACCACGAGACAGGTGCAATTCACATAATATGATGAGAAGTCTTAGGTTGCACATCTTGGAGAATGCTCGATGATCtttcaaaatatctttattatatgaCTCAATTTGTTGCTTCAAAACCACACCTTCAATCTTCTCAATTCCCTAATATAAAATGACCAACGATACATAAGCTcattttttaatgttaaaattgaTAGCTTGCagaatataaaatacaaaatcaaTGTTGAAATGTTGATGTCTATATGTAACACCAAAAAATTAAGTTAAAG
Coding sequences within it:
- the LOC112800996 gene encoding TMV resistance protein N-like isoform X1; the encoded protein is MALEVESSSRTSKWKYRVFVSFRGKDTRDGFTEHLYAALQRQRIQTFRENNNEELRTSDQQLLAIVILSPNYANSTSCLDELRKIVESKGSPGMILPVFYGVDPFDVRHQKGTFAQAFRKHEERFNGNKEKVQKWRDALKFVAQLRGCSSQHRYEAQLIDEIVEEAWTKIESRLPTQDDNDDHDDDLIAINAKVNEVCSCLSPESTDVLFIGIWGMGGLGKTTLASTVYKKIRSQFEEHCILCVGEVSREGDHGLVNLQNQLLSHLKPKCMVIKTLNQGKDAIENLLYKKKVLIVLDDVRTTRQLENLAGSRVWFGPGSRIIVTTRDQQLLSSHGVTLFKLYEMKALDTNESLQLFHKEAFKGEKKQEEYLDLSRKFVEYAGGLPLALKVLGSNLCTRSIDEWDEALDKMRKDQDGGIMNILRICYDMLEEGYYKTIFLDIACFFKGWYKDKVIRILKNCGLHPAIGISVLVEKSLITCKKGVLGMHDLLEEMGRMMVMQESKQHLGRSRLSSLDDINQVLKENTGIEKIEGVVLKQQIESYNKDILKDHRAFSKMCNLRLLIILCELHLSRGFKCLPSSLKVLIWVECPLKTLPLGLQLRELVHLQMNNSKVEQLWNGSQVFEKLRVVDLSYSSNLIRIPNISNVPLLEELILDGCVSLVEVDQSVGKHKKLAVLSLIGCIKLETLPRKFEMSSLKRLILCGCSNVKSLPDFGESMEYLSVLNLMKCSSLLSIPETVTNLKSLKILNLSGCSKICRLPDNINENWALEDLDLSETSIRVMDSSLFQLENLKKLSFRGCSGPVSSTTTSDSSVSRLTLPPRIPGLPSLTIFDLSYCNLRHELIPDLRHLSSLETLILSGNTELILSVAKLPMLRFLEAEGCRQTFDPYVLNFHGEAGLLLDFWKLWKLFKTDYNKLLCQVVDHSYPITYQEIPPNFGKEIFFPIGTRLSELESSASITVDIPNECCEGKWWGIAVFLAFKPLESSTNFPSLKFGWSFGASSTDPEVGSSFLYLSSNAVKAHYDCCLVTMIVSENYIYIQLHHRSYDNVSESKPFSKHRKPNFSENSRVRFSVQGEEINMKECGYHVFGNEDFRNKFSFKLNRESTVTPNSSDSNSTEEMDIILEDETETTSLCDDCIDEESKLVSVNSDHMEADIRIKDSTRGRWKKVSSFMTKKCIFGLKGCKPKKRSHKDNV
- the LOC112800996 gene encoding TMV resistance protein N-like isoform X2, giving the protein MALEVESSSRTSKWKYRVFVSFRGKDTRDGFTEHLYAALQRQRIQTFRENNNEELRTSDQQLLAIVILSPNYANSTSCLDELRKIVESKGSPGMILPVFYGVDPFDVRHQKGTFAQAFRKHEERFNGNKEKVQKWRDALKFVAQLRGCSSQHRYEAQLIDEIVEEAWTKIESRLPTQDDNDDHDDDLIAINAKVNEVCSCLSPESTDVLFIGIWGMGGLGKTTLASTVYKKIRSQFEEHCILCVGEVSREGDHGLVNLQNQLLSHLKPKCMVIKTLNQGKDAIENLLYKKKVLIVLDDVRTTRQLENLAGSRVWFGPGSRIIVTTRDQQLLSSHGVTLFKLYEMKALDTNESLQLFHKEAFKGEKKQEEYLDLSRKFVEYAGGLPLALKVLGSNLCTRSIDEWDEALDKMRKDQDGGIMNILRICYDMLEEGYYKTIFLDIACFFKGWYKDKVIRILKNCGLHPAIGISVLVEKSLITCKKGVLGMHDLLEEMGRMMVMQESKQHLGRSRLSSLDDINQVLKENTGIEKIEGVVLKQQIESYNKDILKDHRAFSKMCNLRLLIILCELHLSRGFKCLPSSLKVLIWVECPLKTLPLGLQLRELVHLQMNNSKVEQLWNGSQVFEKLRVVDLSYSSNLIRIPNISNVPLLEELILDGCVSLVEVDQSVGKHKKLAVLSLIGCIKLETLPRKFEMSSLKRLILCGCSNVKSLPDFGESMEYLSVLNLMKCSSLLSIPETVTNLKSLKILNLSGCSKICRLPDNINENWALEDLDLSETSIRVMDSSLFQLENLKKLSFRGCSGPVSSTTTSDSSVSRLTLPPRIPGLPSLTIFDLSYCNLRHELIPDLRHLSSLETLILSGNTELILSVAKLPMLRFLEAEGCRQTFDPYVLNFHGEAGLLLDFWKLWKLFKTDYNKLLCQVVDHSYPITYQEIPPNFGKEIFFPIGTRLSELESSASITVDIPNECCEGKWWGIAVFLAFKPLESSTNFPSLKFGWSFGASSTDPEVGSSFLYLSSNAVKAHYDCCLVTMIVSENYIYIQLHHRSYDNREYCHTKFQ